The sequence below is a genomic window from Rudanella lutea DSM 19387.
CGGGTATGATGGCCACTACGGCGATGCAGCTGGCCATTGATGCCTTCGGGCCGATTGCCGACAATGCCGGTGGTATTGCCGAAATGAGCTACCTGCCCGAAGAGGTACGGGGCCGCACGGATATTCTCGACGCTGTGGGTAACACTACAGCCGCTACGGGTAAAGGTTTCGCTATTGCTTCGGCTGCCCTGACGGCCCTGGCTCTGTTTGCAGCCTTCGTCGGTATTTCGGGCATTTCGGCTATCGATATTTACAAGGCCGACGTATTGGCGGGCTTGTTTGTGGGGGCCATGATTCCGTTTATTTTCTCGTCGCTGGCGATTGCCGCCGTAGGTCGGGCCGCTATGAGCATGGTTGAAGAAGTACGTCGGCAATTCCGTGAAATTCCGGGCATTATGGAAGGTACCGGTAAGCCTGAGTACGAAAAATGCGTAGCTATCTCAACGCAGGCTTCTATTCGGGAGATGGTTCTGCCGGGCGCTATTGCCCTGACCGTGCCGGTGATTGTGGGCTTCATTTTTGGCCCCGAAGTACTCGGTGGTTTGCTGGCCGGGGTTACGGTATCGGGCGTATTGATGGGTATTTTCCAGAACAACGCCGGTGGTGCCTGGGACAACGCCAAGAAATCGTTCGAGAAAGGCGTTGAAATCAACGGACAGACGTACTACAAAAAGTCGGAGCCGCACAAAGCTTCGGTTACGGGCGATACCGTCGGTGATCCGTTCAAAGACACGTCGGGCCCTTCGATGAACATCCTCATCAAGCTGATGTCGATTGTATCGCTCGTGATTGCGCCATACATCGCTATCAAATCAAGTGACCACGCGGGTCATGCTACCGAAGGCATCGAAGCCGTTGGCGGTGTGCAGGGGGTGGACTTGGAAAAATCGACTGCTGCCGACAATGCCGACGTATCGACGCCGAACGCCGATGTGCAACTCACCGACCTGACCCTCGACGGGGGCGTGTCGCTGAAAGGTGTAAACGCCGAGGGCATCGAGGCCAACCTGCTCGATTTTATCAAGTCGGACAAGGCTGTTGACAAGGAGACTTGGTTTGATTTTGACCGGCTGACGTTCGAAACGGGCAGCGCCACACTGAAGCCCGAATCGCAGGAGCAGTTGAAAAACATTGCCGAAATTTTGAAGGCGTTCCCCAACGTAAACATCAAGCTGGGTGGCTATACCGACAACACCGGCAACGCCAACAGCAACCTGAAACTCTCGGGCGACCGGGCTGCTTCGGTAAAAGGTGAACTGGTAAAGCTTGGCATTGACGGTGGCCGGCTGGAATCAGAAGGATACGGTCAGGAGCACCCCGTAGCCAGCAACGACACCGAAGAGGGCCGCGCGCAAAACCGCCGGATCTCTGTTCGGGTGACGAAAAAATAAAAGCACCGCACATACGCGCTTTTGAGAGGCCGGGTTCTGATGAACCCGGCCTTTTTGTTTGTCCTATCGGCTAAATAATCTACTTATTTTGTGGATTAATTAATACAAAAGCCTCCACAAAACGATCGGTAAAAAAGCGGCCTTTTGTCCACAAAAAATTAAACAAACGGCATCAAAACAAATTATCCTCACTATCAAGGCCTTGTAGAGGTCATCTTAAACAAAACACGCCGTTTAATCAAAACTACGCTTTACCTCTACAACCCTTTGGAACAAAACAGAATCCGAATAATTAATGCAAGTGAATACACCCTGTTTCAACTACCATTTGATTTAAAACTACAAGATACGTCCATGAACGT
It includes:
- a CDS encoding sodium-translocating pyrophosphatase; this encodes MNSSLYLVPILGVIGLVVMAAKFMWVSRQDAGDARMQEISGYIADGAIAFLKAEWRVLIVFGLIVAVLLSWSGSLVENSHWSIGIAFAFGAFTSALAGYIGMKIATKANVRTAQAARTSLTRALDVSFTGGSVMGIGVAGLAVLGLSVLFIIVYNYFVSGSGNVNGIEMERALEVVAGFSLGAESIALFARVAGGIYTKAADVGADLVGKVEAGIPEDDPRNPATIADNVGDNVGDVAGMGADLFGSYVATILATMVLGREIIIPNDPILGHAPIVLPIVIAGLGLIFSILACYLVRVKDDNGNVQGALNMGNWGSIILTVIASYFLVTTMLPDTTMQIRGVEFTRMDVFYAIVTGLVVGALMSIITEYYTAMGRRPVLSIIRQSATGAATNIIGGLSVGMESTVLPILVLAAGIYTSYHFAGLYGVAISAAGMMATTAMQLAIDAFGPIADNAGGIAEMSYLPEEVRGRTDILDAVGNTTAATGKGFAIASAALTALALFAAFVGISGISAIDIYKADVLAGLFVGAMIPFIFSSLAIAAVGRAAMSMVEEVRRQFREIPGIMEGTGKPEYEKCVAISTQASIREMVLPGAIALTVPVIVGFIFGPEVLGGLLAGVTVSGVLMGIFQNNAGGAWDNAKKSFEKGVEINGQTYYKKSEPHKASVTGDTVGDPFKDTSGPSMNILIKLMSIVSLVIAPYIAIKSSDHAGHATEGIEAVGGVQGVDLEKSTAADNADVSTPNADVQLTDLTLDGGVSLKGVNAEGIEANLLDFIKSDKAVDKETWFDFDRLTFETGSATLKPESQEQLKNIAEILKAFPNVNIKLGGYTDNTGNANSNLKLSGDRAASVKGELVKLGIDGGRLESEGYGQEHPVASNDTEEGRAQNRRISVRVTKK